The sequence below is a genomic window from Lolium perenne isolate Kyuss_39 chromosome 7, Kyuss_2.0, whole genome shotgun sequence.
TTGTATTCCAGTCTTTTCAGTTGTGGAAGAAAACCAAATTACCCTTCACTTCTTTCTGTATGTCAGTGTGCGGACTGTTAAAGTGTTAAGTTTTCTCCCTTATGTAGGTGGACCCTGCTAATGTCAGACCACTCGAAGCTGCTGATGCTTTGGGACAAGCTGAAAAAGAAGCTGAAGCGACCAAAATGGCACTAAAGAGAAAAATTGAGCAAGCCGCAACATCTGACTATCAGATTAAAACCTTACCCACCAAACTTAAGATTGATCCAAACGATCCTGAAGATGTGGTAAGTGAATTAGACTTTTATTCAATATATTTTTTACTTGAATATCTCCATGTACAACCATTCAGCATGTGTTGTTCCAGTTGTGCTAGAAATATGTACCTTATTTTTTGCGTTTAATGGAATAAAGTTGACTGCTCCTCACTTTGACGATTGAATGCTAATATTGTTTACACTCATGTACATTATGTCCACGGAATCCTCAGGTATAGCTTATGATATACCTTGGAGTTTCCGCAGCTAGTGTTGCTCAGTTTGTCTTGTTTTAATTGGCGGCTCATTTGTGCTTTCACATGTAGACCCCAACCTTATCATGCAAAGTATTATACATATGCAGATAGAATGCCTTGTATATTTTAAGCTACATCTATTGGGTCATGTTTTCTGACTGACCTTTGTATCTGCAGAAAACAGCGAAACGTAAGAAGATCCATGCTTTCAAGTCAAAAGCCCGCTTTGAGCAACTAGAATTTGCTCAGAATAAGCGGCAGAATGCATGGCAACAGTTTCAAACAACCAAAGGGAAAGCTAAAAAGGTACTATTTCTGTTCCTACCCGCTACTAGGGCGCCCTCTGGAATTACCCTAGAAGCAAGTGAATCTACCAGCTCATCCTTCAAAACATTCTTATTATAATGGCGAACATATGCTCAGAAGTGCTTGCTGACACTTACATTTTGGTCAGAGCATTCTAATGATTCACTAACTAACCTAGTCTAGAACTGCTTCCTTTTTATTGATCAGCCACTTAGGCCCCTttgattttccttttctttttttgcTCTCAGGTTGGATTTTTTTCTGGCCGCCAAAAGGAGAGCATCTTCAAGTCACCGGAGGATCACAGAGGTAAGGTTGGTGTCACAGGTAGCGGGAAAGGCCTGACTGACTTCCAGAGGAGGGAGAAGCACCTGCATCTCAAGGATGGTTCTGGAGATACACTGGACGATGAGGAATAAATCAGAGTTCGGAGATGATGCCATGTCCGTCACTTAATGCCGGACTGACCTCCGCCAGAGGTTCTGTAGTTTGTATGCTGAACCTGTTGAGGCTAGAAATCACATAGATATGAATGTTGTTTTCATGACGTCTTTTACTGCCAAAGTTTACACCACAGTTTCATTACGGTTTTACTATTCAGCCATTGGTGGAGTTTAATACAAAAAACTTATTGGCAGAACAAGTTTTGTCACACAACTGTCGTGGGCTCATGGCTGTGTACATTGAACCAGACTATTCTTTAGGTTGAAATGCTGCTTCTGAACATCATCATACTAGACTTCGAAGGTGTCATCATACTAGACTTGGAAAGGTGTCATCGTACTAGACTTGGAAGGTGTCATCATACTAGGCTTGGAAGGTGTTAGAAAAAAGAAGTCAAATGTCTTCACCAACAAAGACGATAATTTTTTCCCAGCAATTCCTAGACAAAACTAAAAAAGTATTTATGATGATGCCTTGTAATGTttaattttcctttttttggGAGAGAATTCGTCAGCACTTAACCTTGCTGCTGCTCAAATCTGGAAATGAGACTTTTGTCATCCATACTGTTTACTTATCTTCGTTTTTGTTCTCCTCAGCAGGTGTTATTTATGTCTTGTCTGCACTCTGTGTTTCTAATAAAATATTGAAGAACAAatgaaacagagggagtataatACAGTTCctgattttctttttttttttctaaTAAAATATCGAAGAGCTAATATGGAACGTAGGAAGCACTATACAGTTCTGAATTTTCTTTCGTTTCAAGCCAACTTGCAGCTTATTACTTGTAGCTGTAATTACCGATCAGAACAGCTGAAAGTTGCCACATGCGGCACCCGTTTGATGCTGTCAAGCTTGAGGTCAGCTCTCCCCACAAATTCGGCGAAAAACTGAACTTGATGATGTCTCAAAACAACTAAAAGTTGCCGCATGCGGCACACGTTTGATGCTGTCAAGCTTGAGATCAGCTCTCCGCACAAATTCGGTGAAAAACTGAACTTGATGATGTCGTGGAAGGAAAATAAAAAGGTTGCCATTTTCCTGGTTAAATTGGTCGCACACATGATCCTCATGAAAGGTTTGAGAAGTTGGCATGTCAATTCAGGAGGCCGTGTGGATCAAGATATGCTGCAGAGAAAAAGGGAGGAAAGAAACGTCTTCAATCCCTGACTTAGCTTCTGACGAAGAATTAGTATCTCAGATCAACATTATTTACATGATGTCGGTTGGCATACACAAAATCACGATGCCGATCGGGTGACAGTATCGATATTACTTGCTTATTTTCTGGCCATGCATCATCAGTGAGGAATTATATGGCTATGAATGGAAGATGGAACCTGAAGTGGTCAAGGTGCATTGTTCTGATAAACAAATATCTTTGTGAGGCTTGGTTCATTTCCTTCTAGGTTATTATCAACGAGTTACTCGTGCATTGCTTCCAGATCAGGGAGGGAAGGTTATTTAGTATTTACCTACCCTTATTATGAGGTGGTAACTGCCTAACTGGTAAGGCAACCCCGAGTATCACCTACCCTTGAGATGTGACCCTCCTAATAACCTGGAAAGTTAAGTTGTCTGAAACCTTGTTTTCTTCTCATCTTACGCCACTTGCACCCTTTTTTCCAGGTCATTTAGCAGCAGCGTTTTCTTTTCTGTCTCCCTTTTCTAGATCAATTGCTGGTAGGCCGTGCATCTTCTTCAGGTTCAGCTTACTTTGTTAGtttgaaaaaaggcaagtgatatCTTTCATGTATTCCTGACAACAAGATGCATTACTTTCCTTTTCAGTTCCTTCAACAAAACAAAAAGTgctgattagtttcctgcatgtgcTAGTAACATATATGCCCCATGCTTCTAGAATAGATGTATTGATTGATTTCATTTCATTTTGTTTCTCTTGGCTGTCAACTTACACCCACAGTAAGCTTGATAGCCATGTATGCAATTCGATCAATTTCCGCCATATGAATCTTGTGAAATGCTGCTGGTTTGTTTTGGTGATGCCTGTGTTTCAAGAGTTgacacgaagaagaaacttcacagACACACCACTTACTTAGAGAAACTTTTCCACTTTCCCATCATGCTGCTCCCGTCCGTCAAATCTTTTCATGATCTTGACATCAGAAAAAAGGGAGTCCACCACCGGTTTGATCTAAAACTGAAGTTGTCGCTTGTTGGGAAATGCGCACACGATGGCCATCTCTCGATCTTTCGTTTCGTATTTCACATGTGTAAAAAGGCATGATGCTCGATTCACCAACTTCATCAGGGAGGTTATTTTCAGTTTGGTTTGGGTAGGGGTTTGATGAAATTTGCTGGCTGGCTGGTTGGGTGGCCGGTCGCCATGCACTGTTTGCATGTGTGCACGGCCGCGCAGGGAAAAGCTGTGATTTAGATAGATGGACTGATAGGTCTTAGTTTGGTGAGGATTTACTTTTTCTCTAACTGCAGATGGATGCTTGACAGGTGCAGCTATCGTGTGCGCATTTCCCAACAAGCGTGTGCCGCCAGGAACTTGCATTGGTTCAACCTACCTAACATTACCTTTATGCCCATTTGTTCACCATCTCTGTTCATATCTGAAAGATCGAAACAACATGTTGTCTTATTTCTTGCGGGGGAAAAGATTGCATGCTTTTCTCCGTAAAAAAACATGACAACTGATCTCAGTTCACTGAATTTACCAGGCTAGGCTTTTCTTTGTTCTGCAAATTGATTGAACATGCTGGGGCAAAATTTCCTGCGGTAACAGTTTCAGTGATGAAGCCGAAAATCAAAATAGTATGATTATTTGTTGATCCTTGAAATGTCAGTCATGTGCTCAGTAGCATGTGCTAATTAAGCCCACCCATGGGATATATAGATGGATGCACTTTTTCAGCAGAAAATGAATTTGCACAAGTAAATGCGACAG
It includes:
- the LOC127314224 gene encoding uncharacterized protein, whose amino-acid sequence is MDDLSVEELASNLTTYKDQLREVRKLIKEKKDDAGISEYVDMEKELQEVITLTEELLATANQSESAQNDALDNLSQSHEKFAVGTKVQAVYSDDGEWYNATIEGLTPIGYYVTYDNWGNKEEVDPANVRPLEAADALGQAEKEAEATKMALKRKIEQAATSDYQIKTLPTKLKIDPNDPEDVKTAKRKKIHAFKSKARFEQLEFAQNKRQNAWQQFQTTKGKAKKVGFFSGRQKESIFKSPEDHRGKVGVTGSGKGLTDFQRREKHLHLKDGSGDTLDDEE